The proteins below come from a single Streptomyces sp. MRC013 genomic window:
- a CDS encoding WhiB family transcriptional regulator, translated as MLQLPHQPLQVAAVPSQRVPARQDEAGPWHAEAVCRRDEAGLFFAPSKEPTAARLAREEAAKRVCARCPVMTECREHALLQPEPYGVWGGLTAAERRVVLARRRRREVELKKAASTGRRIAAAG; from the coding sequence GTGCTGCAACTGCCGCATCAGCCCCTGCAGGTCGCCGCCGTCCCGTCCCAGCGCGTTCCGGCGCGGCAGGACGAGGCGGGACCCTGGCACGCGGAGGCGGTGTGCCGCCGCGACGAGGCGGGACTCTTCTTCGCCCCGTCGAAGGAGCCCACGGCCGCGCGGCTCGCCCGCGAGGAGGCCGCCAAGCGGGTCTGCGCCCGCTGCCCCGTGATGACCGAGTGCCGCGAGCACGCCCTGCTCCAGCCCGAGCCGTACGGCGTGTGGGGCGGCCTGACCGCCGCCGAGCGCCGGGTGGTGCTGGCCCGCCGCCGGCGCCGCGAGGTGGAGCTGAAGAAGGCGGCGTCGACCGGCCGGCGGATCGCCGCCGCAGGCTGA
- a CDS encoding LiaF domain-containing protein, with translation MDPREQPRKRPGPRSARSAPAVRAPDTGPGRAAGARRKAPAGERAEPVPGAAGPAGGEERLVALFTGGARRGRRRIGPRTSAFSLFGTVEIDLTEAFFTQRLTTVDVVSVFGTVEVRVPENVSLRGGGTGVFGSFRVDAAEAADPEAPVVVVNGCSVFGGVEARPERGRRVADLLHGRTRGHSGR, from the coding sequence GTGGATCCCCGAGAACAGCCCCGGAAGCGGCCCGGCCCCCGCTCCGCGCGGTCCGCCCCGGCGGTGCGCGCGCCGGACACCGGCCCCGGCCGGGCCGCCGGCGCCCGGCGGAAGGCGCCGGCCGGGGAGCGCGCCGAGCCGGTGCCCGGCGCGGCGGGCCCGGCCGGCGGGGAGGAGCGGCTGGTCGCGCTGTTCACCGGCGGCGCCCGCCGGGGCCGCCGGCGGATCGGGCCGCGCACGAGCGCGTTCTCCCTCTTCGGCACGGTCGAGATCGACCTCACCGAGGCGTTCTTCACCCAGCGCCTCACCACCGTCGACGTCGTCTCCGTCTTCGGCACCGTCGAGGTCCGCGTCCCCGAGAACGTCTCCCTGCGCGGCGGCGGGACGGGCGTCTTCGGGAGCTTCCGGGTGGACGCGGCGGAGGCCGCCGATCCCGAGGCCCCGGTGGTGGTGGTCAACGGCTGCTCGGTCTTCGGCGGCGTCGAGGCCCGCCCCGAGCGCGGCAGACGCGTCGCCGACCTCCTCCACGGCCGGACCCGCGGGCACTCCGGGCGCTGA
- a CDS encoding fumarate hydratase: protein MAVMPEFAYSDLLPLGEDTTPYRLVTSEGVSTFEADGRTFLKVEPEALRRLAEEAIHDIQHYLRPAHLAQLRKIVDDPEASANDKFVALDLLKNANIAAAGVLPMCQDTGTAIVMGKRGQNVLTGGRDEEALSRGVFDAYTRLNLRYSQMAPLTMWEERNTGSNLPAQIELYATDGDAYKFLFMAKGGGSANKSFLYQETKAVLNEASMMRFLEEKIRSLGTAACPPYHLAIVVGGTSAEYALKTAKYASAHYLDELPEEGSALGHGFRDRELEEKVFELTQRIGIGAQFGGKYFCHDVRVVRLPRHGASCPVAIAVSCSADRQAVAKITAEGVFLERLETDPARFLPDTTDEQLAEEGDVVRVDLNQPMDDILAELSKYPVKTRLSLTGPLVVARDIAHAKIKERLDAGEEMPQYLKDHPVYYAGPAKTPEGYASGSFGPTTAGRMDSYVEQFQAAGGSKVMLAKGNRSQAVTDACAAHGGFYLGSIGGPAARLAQDCIRKVEVVEYEELGMEAVWRIEVEDFPAFIVVDDKGNDFFRDPAPAPTFTSIPVRGPGLG, encoded by the coding sequence ATGGCCGTCATGCCAGAGTTTGCGTACTCCGACCTGCTCCCGCTGGGTGAGGACACCACGCCCTACCGCCTGGTGACCTCGGAGGGGGTCTCCACCTTCGAGGCCGACGGGCGGACCTTCCTCAAGGTGGAGCCGGAGGCGCTGCGCAGGCTGGCCGAGGAGGCGATCCACGACATCCAGCACTACCTGCGCCCCGCGCACCTCGCGCAGCTCCGGAAGATCGTCGACGACCCGGAGGCGTCGGCGAACGACAAGTTCGTGGCGCTGGACCTGCTGAAGAACGCCAACATCGCCGCCGCGGGCGTCCTGCCCATGTGCCAGGACACGGGCACGGCGATCGTCATGGGCAAGCGCGGCCAGAACGTGCTGACCGGGGGCCGCGACGAGGAGGCCCTGTCGCGCGGCGTCTTCGACGCGTACACCAGGCTCAACCTGCGGTACTCGCAGATGGCGCCGCTGACGATGTGGGAGGAGAGGAACACCGGCTCCAACCTCCCGGCGCAGATCGAGCTGTACGCCACCGACGGCGACGCGTACAAGTTCCTCTTCATGGCGAAGGGCGGCGGCTCCGCCAACAAGTCGTTCCTCTACCAGGAGACGAAGGCCGTCCTGAACGAGGCCTCCATGATGAGGTTCCTGGAGGAGAAGATCCGCTCGCTCGGCACGGCGGCCTGCCCGCCGTACCACCTGGCGATCGTGGTGGGCGGCACGTCCGCCGAGTACGCGCTGAAGACCGCCAAGTACGCCTCGGCCCACTACCTGGACGAACTCCCGGAGGAGGGCTCGGCCCTCGGCCACGGCTTCCGCGACAGGGAGCTGGAGGAGAAGGTCTTCGAGCTGACGCAGAGGATCGGCATCGGCGCGCAGTTCGGCGGCAAGTACTTCTGCCACGACGTGCGCGTGGTGCGCCTGCCCCGGCACGGCGCGTCCTGCCCGGTCGCCATCGCCGTGTCCTGCTCGGCCGACCGGCAGGCCGTCGCGAAGATCACCGCCGAGGGCGTCTTCCTGGAGCGGCTGGAGACGGACCCGGCGCGCTTCCTGCCGGACACGACCGACGAGCAGCTCGCCGAGGAGGGCGACGTCGTCAGGGTCGACCTGAACCAGCCGATGGACGACATCCTGGCCGAGCTGTCCAAGTACCCGGTCAAGACCCGGCTGTCGCTCACCGGCCCGCTGGTCGTGGCGCGCGACATCGCGCACGCCAAGATAAAGGAGCGGCTGGACGCGGGCGAGGAGATGCCGCAGTACCTGAAGGACCACCCGGTGTACTACGCGGGCCCGGCGAAGACGCCCGAGGGGTACGCCTCCGGGTCGTTCGGCCCGACGACGGCCGGGCGCATGGACTCGTACGTGGAGCAGTTCCAGGCGGCGGGCGGCTCGAAGGTCATGCTGGCCAAGGGCAACCGGTCGCAGGCGGTGACCGACGCGTGCGCCGCGCACGGCGGCTTCTACCTGGGCTCCATCGGCGGCCCGGCGGCCCGGCTGGCGCAGGACTGCATCAGGAAGGTCGAGGTCGTCGAGTACGAGGAGCTCGGCATGGAGGCGGTCTGGAGGATCGAGGTCGAGGACTTCCCGGCGTTCATCGTGGTGGACGACAAGGGCAACGACTTCTTCAGGGACCCGGCGCCCGCGCCGACGTTCACGTCCATCCCGGTGCGCGGCCCCGGCCTGGGCTGA
- a CDS encoding class II fumarate hydratase — protein sequence MADTSGPRGDGGTGGGGHRVERDSMGEVRVPAHAKWRAQTQRAVENFPVSGQRLERAHIAALARVKAAAAKVNAELGVLDPEIAEAVRASAAEVAEGRWDDHFPVDVFQTGSGTSSNMNMNEVLATLATERLGGRPVHPNDHVNASQSSNDVFPSSIHIAATAAVTGDLIPALDHLATALGRKSAEFAEVVKSGRTHLMDATPVTLGQEFGGYAAQVRYGVERLRASLPRLAELPLGGTAVGTGINTPPGFPAAVIAEVARDTGLPLTEARDHFEAQGARDGLVETSGQLRTVAVSLTKIANDLRWMASGPRTGLAEINLPDLQPGSSIMPGKVNPVVPEAVLMVAAQVVGNDAAVAAAGAAGNFELNVMLPVMAKNLLESIRLLANASRLLADRTVDGITANAERAREYAESSPSVVTPLNRYIGYEEAAKVAKRSLAERKTIREVVLESGYVERGDLTLEQLDEALDVLRMTRP from the coding sequence ATGGCGGACACGAGCGGACCGCGCGGCGACGGCGGCACCGGTGGCGGCGGCCACCGGGTCGAGCGCGACTCCATGGGCGAGGTGCGGGTCCCCGCGCACGCCAAGTGGCGGGCGCAGACGCAGCGGGCGGTGGAGAACTTCCCCGTCTCGGGGCAGCGCCTGGAGCGGGCCCACATCGCGGCCCTGGCACGGGTCAAGGCGGCGGCGGCCAAGGTCAACGCGGAACTGGGCGTCCTGGACCCGGAGATCGCGGAGGCGGTGCGGGCGTCCGCGGCGGAGGTCGCGGAGGGCCGGTGGGACGACCACTTCCCGGTGGATGTCTTCCAGACCGGCTCCGGCACCTCGTCCAACATGAACATGAACGAGGTCCTCGCCACCCTCGCGACCGAGCGGCTCGGCGGCCGCCCCGTCCACCCCAACGACCACGTCAACGCGTCCCAGTCGTCGAACGACGTGTTCCCGTCGTCGATCCACATCGCGGCGACGGCCGCCGTGACCGGCGACCTCATCCCGGCCCTCGACCACCTGGCCACCGCCCTGGGGCGAAAATCAGCCGAATTCGCGGAGGTCGTCAAGTCGGGGCGGACGCACCTGATGGACGCCACCCCGGTGACACTCGGCCAGGAGTTCGGCGGTTACGCGGCGCAGGTGCGGTACGGGGTGGAGCGGCTGCGGGCCTCGCTGCCGCGCCTCGCGGAGCTGCCGCTGGGCGGCACGGCGGTCGGCACGGGCATCAACACGCCGCCCGGTTTCCCCGCCGCCGTCATCGCGGAGGTGGCGCGGGACACCGGGCTGCCGCTGACCGAGGCCCGCGACCACTTCGAGGCGCAGGGGGCGCGGGACGGGCTGGTGGAGACGTCGGGCCAGCTCCGCACGGTCGCCGTCTCCCTCACCAAGATCGCCAACGATCTGCGGTGGATGGCGTCCGGGCCGCGCACCGGTCTGGCCGAGATCAACCTGCCGGACCTCCAGCCCGGTTCGTCGATCATGCCCGGCAAGGTGAACCCGGTGGTCCCGGAGGCGGTCCTGATGGTCGCCGCGCAGGTCGTCGGCAACGACGCCGCGGTGGCGGCGGCCGGCGCCGCCGGGAACTTCGAGCTCAACGTGATGCTCCCGGTCATGGCGAAGAACCTGCTGGAGTCGATCCGGCTCCTCGCCAACGCGTCGCGGCTCCTCGCGGACCGCACGGTCGACGGGATCACCGCCAACGCCGAACGGGCCCGCGAGTACGCCGAGTCGTCCCCGTCGGTGGTGACGCCGCTCAACCGGTACATCGGGTACGAGGAGGCGGCGAAGGTCGCCAAGCGGTCGCTGGCCGAACGGAAGACGATCCGCGAGGTGGTCCTGGAGTCCGGGTACGTGGAGCGGGGCGACCTCACCCTCGAGCAGCTCGACGAGGCGCTCGACGTCCTGCGGATGACCCGACCCTGA
- a CDS encoding DUF402 domain-containing protein — MTADTTGSAREVGTVPAAKAPPVGGAGGPRWAPGDRILWRYRDNGDGHVHICRPVTVVRDTPDLLAVWMAPGTECVKPVLADGTPVHEEPLATRYTAPRTTARTRWSGMGVLKLARPADPWSVWLFWADGWKFRSWYVNLESPRVRWSGGVDSEDHFLDISVYPDRSWLWRDEDEFAQAQRAGLVDAALARRVREAGDAAVEVIRAWGAPFSDGWEDWRPDPGWAIPELPADWDRGPTRAAP; from the coding sequence ATGACAGCGGACACGACAGGCTCAGCGCGGGAGGTCGGGACGGTGCCGGCGGCGAAGGCCCCGCCGGTGGGAGGGGCGGGCGGCCCCCGTTGGGCGCCGGGCGACCGGATCCTGTGGCGGTACCGGGACAACGGCGACGGCCACGTCCACATCTGCCGCCCCGTGACCGTCGTCCGGGACACCCCCGACCTGCTCGCCGTCTGGATGGCGCCCGGAACCGAGTGCGTCAAGCCGGTGCTGGCGGACGGCACGCCCGTCCACGAGGAGCCGCTCGCCACCCGCTACACCGCGCCGCGCACCACCGCGCGCACCCGGTGGTCCGGCATGGGCGTGCTGAAGCTGGCCCGCCCGGCCGACCCGTGGTCGGTGTGGCTGTTCTGGGCGGACGGCTGGAAGTTCCGCAGCTGGTACGTGAACCTGGAGTCGCCGCGCGTGCGGTGGTCCGGCGGCGTCGACTCCGAGGACCACTTCCTCGACATCTCCGTCTACCCCGACCGCAGCTGGCTGTGGCGGGACGAGGACGAGTTCGCCCAGGCGCAGCGCGCCGGCCTCGTGGACGCCGCCCTGGCCCGGCGGGTGCGGGAGGCGGGCGACGCCGCCGTCGAGGTGATCAGGGCGTGGGGGGCGCCCTTCTCGGACGGCTGGGAGGACTGGCGCCCGGACCCGGGCTGGGCGATTCCGGAACTGCCGGCCGACTGGGACCGCGGTCCGACCCGCGCGGCGCCGTGA
- a CDS encoding transglycosylase domain-containing protein, with the protein MGRAKARRSRQRGARREQGSGGGIRRLFTWRKLLGTFSVLLLLLLGGLYAVYLLVPVPTANAEAELQSNVYKYSDGSVLARSGKVNRSIVGLDEIPDPVEKAFVAAENKTFYEDSGVDFKGTVRGVVNTLTGRGKQGGSTITQQYVKNYYLDQSQTVTRKLKELVISLKVDQRQSKDEILAGYLNTSYYGRNAYGIQAAAQAYYGVDADKLTVERGAYLAALLQAPSQYDWTSASPTGRRLVTERWNYVLDNMVEESWLDPAERARMTFPVPHRPKPAPGMEGQTGYLVEAANQELVEQGVKEEDLRAGGWTITLNIDKRRQRELVEAVDEQLESRLDREDDEVDSTVQAGATSVDPKTGHVVALYGGVDATEHWMSNATRRDYQPASTFKPLVLASALENGSRTQDGRRIGANTRYDGTSGRPVQGGDTPFAPENLDDRSYGEVTVQEAMNKSINSVFAQMIVDVGPGKVKKTALALGMKDTDGFVEQPAMTLGTMGASTWDMAGVYATLDNHGKKVTPAIVRSAEHEDRTVELPDPIGAQVVARQTADTVTSVLTGVVTNGSGHEANTPAYRAAGKTGTSENNKSAWFAGYTPELATVVALFGEDAEKGTQVTLTGTADSGRASGGGFPARIWADYTLDALGGGSDARFDLDVTEFYDPGPKPTATSSRSASPSSSPDDDPEEPSGTPSPGAPSATPSAPSPSAGRPTPSPTQSPSSPPPSTTDPGDGGQPGTEPGPDTGPDGGGPARQ; encoded by the coding sequence ATGGGCCGAGCGAAGGCGCGACGGTCCCGGCAGCGCGGGGCGCGCCGGGAGCAGGGCAGCGGCGGGGGCATACGCCGCCTCTTCACGTGGCGGAAGCTGCTGGGCACGTTCTCCGTGCTCCTCCTGCTCCTCCTGGGCGGCCTCTACGCCGTGTACCTGCTCGTCCCCGTCCCCACCGCCAACGCCGAGGCGGAGCTGCAGAGCAACGTCTACAAGTACTCCGACGGCTCGGTCCTCGCCCGCAGCGGCAAGGTCAACCGGTCCATCGTCGGCCTGGACGAGATCCCCGACCCGGTCGAGAAGGCGTTCGTCGCGGCCGAGAACAAGACCTTCTACGAGGACTCCGGCGTCGACTTCAAGGGCACGGTCCGGGGCGTCGTCAACACCCTGACCGGCAGGGGCAAGCAGGGCGGCTCGACCATCACCCAGCAGTACGTCAAGAACTACTACCTGGACCAGAGCCAGACCGTCACCCGGAAACTCAAGGAGCTGGTGATCTCCCTCAAGGTCGACCAGCGCCAGAGCAAGGACGAGATCCTCGCCGGCTACCTCAACACCAGCTACTACGGCCGCAACGCGTACGGCATCCAGGCCGCGGCGCAGGCGTACTACGGCGTCGACGCCGACAAGCTGACCGTCGAACGGGGCGCCTACCTCGCCGCGCTGCTCCAGGCGCCCAGCCAGTACGACTGGACGTCCGCGTCGCCCACCGGCCGCAGGCTCGTCACCGAGCGCTGGAACTACGTCCTGGACAACATGGTCGAGGAGAGCTGGCTCGACCCGGCCGAGCGCGCCCGGATGACGTTCCCCGTCCCCCACAGGCCGAAGCCGGCCCCCGGCATGGAGGGCCAGACCGGCTACCTGGTCGAGGCCGCCAACCAGGAGCTGGTCGAGCAGGGCGTCAAGGAGGAGGACCTCAGGGCCGGCGGCTGGACCATCACCCTCAACATCGACAAAAGGCGCCAGCGGGAGCTGGTCGAGGCGGTCGACGAGCAGCTGGAGAGCCGGCTCGACCGCGAGGACGACGAGGTCGACTCCACCGTCCAGGCCGGAGCGACCTCCGTCGACCCGAAGACCGGGCACGTCGTCGCCCTCTACGGCGGTGTCGACGCCACCGAGCACTGGATGTCCAACGCCACCCGGCGCGACTACCAGCCCGCCTCGACGTTCAAGCCGCTCGTCCTCGCCTCCGCCCTGGAGAACGGGTCCAGGACGCAGGACGGCCGGCGGATCGGCGCCAACACCCGCTACGACGGCACCAGCGGGCGCCCCGTCCAGGGCGGCGACACCCCGTTCGCCCCGGAGAACCTGGACGACCGCAGCTACGGCGAGGTCACCGTCCAGGAGGCCATGAACAAGTCGATCAACTCGGTCTTCGCCCAGATGATCGTCGACGTCGGCCCCGGCAAGGTGAAGAAGACCGCCCTCGCCCTGGGCATGAAGGACACCGACGGGTTCGTCGAGCAGCCCGCGATGACGCTGGGCACCATGGGCGCCTCCACCTGGGACATGGCCGGCGTCTACGCCACGCTCGACAACCACGGCAAGAAGGTCACCCCGGCGATCGTGAGGTCCGCGGAGCACGAGGACCGCACGGTCGAGCTGCCCGACCCGATCGGCGCGCAGGTCGTCGCCCGCCAGACCGCCGACACCGTCACCTCGGTCCTGACCGGCGTCGTCACGAACGGCTCCGGCCACGAGGCGAACACCCCCGCGTACCGGGCGGCCGGCAAGACCGGCACCTCCGAGAACAACAAGTCGGCCTGGTTCGCCGGGTACACGCCCGAGCTGGCCACCGTGGTCGCCCTGTTCGGCGAGGACGCCGAGAAGGGCACCCAGGTCACCCTGACCGGTACGGCCGACTCGGGCCGGGCCAGCGGCGGCGGCTTCCCGGCCCGCATCTGGGCCGACTACACGCTGGACGCCCTCGGCGGCGGCTCCGACGCGCGGTTCGACCTGGACGTCACCGAGTTCTACGACCCCGGGCCGAAGCCCACCGCCACGTCCTCCCGGAGCGCCTCTCCGTCCTCGTCGCCGGACGACGACCCGGAGGAGCCCTCGGGCACGCCGTCCCCCGGCGCGCCGAGCGCCACCCCGTCCGCACCGAGCCCGTCGGCCGGCCGGCCCACGCCGTCGCCCACGCAGTCCCCGTCCTCCCCGCCCCCGAGCACCACCGATCCGGGTGACGGCGGGCAGCCGGGCACGGAACCGGGCCCGGACACCGGGCCCGACGGGGGCGGACCCGCCCGGCAGTAG
- a CDS encoding hydrogen peroxide-inducible genes activator, with protein sequence MGYVDRRRLSVFSPTHLAHKGKQPTLAQLRAFAAVAEYLHFRDAAAALGMSQPALSGAVSALEEALGVQLLERTTRRVLLSPAGERLAARTRAVLDAVGELMEEAEAVRAPFTGVLRLGVIPTVAPYLLPAVLRLVRDRYPELDLQVHEEQTYSLLEGLTAGRLDVLLLAVPLGVPGVTELPLFDEDFVLITPDGHPLGGRSGIPRDVLRELPLLLLDEGHCLRDQALDVCREAGRADGAAVTTTAAGLSTLVQLVAGGLGVTLLPRTAVRVEAGRTPSLATGRFADPAPSRRIALAMRTGAARAAEFEELAEALRGALAALPVRVLPAGAG encoded by the coding sequence ATGGGTTACGTTGATCGAAGGCGGTTATCAGTGTTCTCCCCCACGCACCTGGCGCACAAAGGAAAGCAGCCGACCCTGGCACAGCTCCGGGCCTTCGCGGCGGTCGCCGAGTACCTCCACTTCCGGGACGCGGCGGCGGCGCTAGGGATGAGCCAGCCCGCGCTCTCGGGTGCGGTCTCGGCCCTGGAGGAGGCGCTGGGCGTCCAGCTCCTCGAGCGTACGACGCGCAGGGTGCTGCTCTCACCGGCGGGGGAGCGGCTCGCCGCCCGCACCCGGGCGGTGCTGGACGCGGTGGGCGAGCTGATGGAGGAGGCCGAGGCGGTGCGCGCCCCGTTCACGGGCGTGCTGCGCCTCGGCGTGATCCCGACCGTCGCGCCCTACCTCCTCCCGGCGGTCCTGCGGCTTGTCCGCGACCGCTACCCGGAGCTGGACCTCCAGGTCCACGAGGAGCAGACGTACTCCCTGCTGGAGGGGCTGACCGCGGGGAGGCTGGACGTGCTGCTGCTCGCCGTGCCGCTGGGAGTGCCCGGCGTCACCGAACTCCCGCTGTTCGACGAGGACTTCGTCCTGATCACGCCCGACGGCCACCCGCTGGGCGGCCGCAGCGGCATCCCGCGCGACGTGCTGCGCGAACTGCCCCTGCTGCTGCTCGACGAGGGCCACTGCCTGCGCGACCAGGCCCTCGACGTCTGCCGCGAGGCCGGGCGCGCGGACGGCGCGGCGGTCACCACGACGGCGGCCGGGCTGTCGACGCTGGTGCAGCTGGTCGCGGGCGGGCTCGGGGTGACGCTGCTGCCGCGCACGGCGGTGAGGGTCGAGGCCGGACGCACCCCGAGCCTGGCGACCGGTCGCTTCGCGGACCCGGCCCCCTCCCGCCGCATCGCCCTGGCGATGCGCACCGGCGCGGCGCGGGCCGCCGAGTTCGAGGAGCTCGCCGAGGCGCTGCGGGGCGCCCTGGCCGCCCTGCCGGTACGGGTGCTCCCCGCCGGGGCCGGGTAG
- a CDS encoding peroxiredoxin, with protein MLTVGDQFPTYDLTACVSLESGKEFAQIDSKTYEGKWRVVFFWPKDFTFVCPTEIAAFGKLNDEFADRDAQVLGVSGDSEFVHHAWRKDHADLRDLPFPMLADSKHELMRACGVEGEDGFAQRAVFIVDPNNEVQFTMVTAGSVGRNPKEVLRVLDALQTDELCPCNWSKGDETLDPVKLLAGE; from the coding sequence GTGCTCACTGTCGGTGACCAGTTCCCCACGTACGACCTGACCGCCTGCGTGTCGCTCGAGAGCGGCAAGGAGTTCGCGCAGATCGACAGCAAGACCTACGAGGGCAAGTGGCGCGTGGTGTTCTTCTGGCCGAAGGACTTCACCTTCGTGTGCCCGACCGAGATCGCCGCGTTCGGCAAGCTGAACGACGAGTTCGCGGACCGCGACGCGCAGGTCCTCGGCGTCTCCGGCGACTCGGAGTTCGTCCACCACGCCTGGCGCAAGGACCACGCCGACCTGCGTGACCTGCCCTTCCCGATGCTCGCCGACTCCAAGCACGAGCTGATGCGGGCCTGCGGCGTCGAGGGCGAGGACGGCTTCGCGCAGCGCGCCGTCTTCATCGTCGACCCCAACAACGAGGTCCAGTTCACCATGGTGACCGCCGGCTCCGTCGGCCGTAACCCCAAGGAGGTCCTGCGGGTCCTGGACGCCCTGCAGACCGACGAGCTGTGCCCCTGCAACTGGAGCAAGGGCGACGAGACCCTCGACCCGGTCAAGCTGCTGGCCGGCGAGTGA
- a CDS encoding alkyl hydroperoxide reductase, whose protein sequence is MSLDALKSALPDYAKDLKLNLGSVIGNSDLPQQQLWGTVLACAIASRSPKVLAELEPEARERLTPEAYEAAKAAAAIMAMNNVFYRTRHLLSDPEYGTIRAGLRMNVIGNPGVEKVDFELWSLAVSAVNGCGQCLDSHEQVLRKAGLERETIQEAFKIAAVIQAVGATLDAEAVLAAAE, encoded by the coding sequence ATGTCTCTTGACGCCCTGAAGTCCGCCCTCCCGGACTACGCGAAGGACCTGAAGCTGAACCTCGGCTCGGTCATCGGCAACAGCGACCTCCCGCAGCAGCAGCTGTGGGGCACCGTGCTGGCGTGCGCGATCGCCTCGCGCTCCCCGAAGGTGCTGGCGGAGCTGGAGCCGGAGGCGAGGGAGCGGCTCACGCCCGAGGCGTACGAGGCGGCCAAGGCCGCCGCCGCCATCATGGCGATGAACAACGTCTTCTACCGGACGCGCCACCTCCTCTCCGACCCGGAGTACGGGACGATCCGCGCCGGTCTGCGGATGAACGTCATCGGCAACCCGGGCGTGGAGAAGGTCGACTTCGAGCTGTGGTCGCTCGCCGTCTCCGCGGTCAACGGCTGCGGCCAGTGCCTCGACTCGCACGAGCAGGTGCTGCGCAAGGCGGGCCTGGAGCGCGAGACGATCCAGGAGGCGTTCAAGATCGCCGCGGTGATCCAGGCGGTCGGCGCGACGCTGGACGCGGAGGCGGTCCTGGCCGCCGCCGAGTAG
- a CDS encoding AI-2E family transporter, translating into MSKVPGWLGRLGTGLSRMGQRLEERRARAEAEADVPVVASGTGVPARRPSGGAAPGAEGADGGRDIVPAPPAYAPAVAARPDPADAVPWGVRVAAEAGWRLLVLAGTLWVLMKVISTVRLVALAFVAALLITALLQPTVGRLRRLGLPRGLATVVTAVLGFVVMGLVGWFVVWQVMDNLNNVSARVRDGIEELKRWALDSPFHVTESQINDIAQSLSDTIGTNTEEITSAGLTGVTVMVEVMTGTLLAMFSTLFLLYDGKKVWQWFLTLVPAQARPGVAGAGPRAWRTLTAYVRGTVVVALIDAVFIGLGIYFLDVPLAVPLGVFVFLFSFIPLVGAVISGALAVVVALVTNGVFTALMVLVVVLAVQQIEGHVLQPFILGRAVRVHPLAVVLTVSAGGLVAGLGGAVVAVPLVAVTNTVVGYLRVYGEEQALRRLAAAHTGTAPPGPGGGTGGGHERPEAE; encoded by the coding sequence ATGTCGAAAGTGCCAGGGTGGCTCGGCCGGCTCGGTACCGGGCTGAGCCGGATGGGGCAGAGGCTCGAGGAGCGCCGCGCGCGGGCCGAGGCGGAGGCCGACGTCCCCGTCGTCGCGTCCGGCACCGGCGTCCCCGCGCGCAGGCCGTCCGGCGGGGCCGCCCCCGGCGCCGAAGGGGCGGACGGCGGGCGGGACATCGTCCCCGCGCCCCCCGCGTACGCGCCCGCCGTCGCCGCCCGGCCCGACCCCGCGGACGCCGTCCCCTGGGGGGTGCGCGTCGCCGCCGAGGCCGGCTGGCGGCTGCTCGTCCTCGCGGGCACGCTGTGGGTGCTGATGAAGGTCATCAGCACGGTGCGGCTGGTGGCCCTCGCCTTCGTCGCCGCGCTGCTCATCACCGCCCTGCTCCAGCCGACCGTGGGCCGGCTGAGGCGGCTCGGGCTGCCGCGCGGGCTCGCCACGGTGGTCACCGCCGTCCTCGGCTTCGTCGTCATGGGCCTCGTCGGCTGGTTCGTCGTGTGGCAGGTCATGGACAACCTCAACAACGTCTCCGCGCGCGTGCGGGACGGCATCGAGGAGCTGAAGCGCTGGGCGCTGGACAGCCCGTTCCACGTGACCGAGAGCCAGATCAACGACATCGCCCAGAGCCTCAGCGACACGATCGGCACCAACACCGAGGAGATCACCTCCGCGGGCCTCACCGGCGTCACGGTCATGGTCGAGGTGATGACCGGGACGCTGCTCGCGATGTTCTCGACCCTCTTCCTGCTCTACGACGGGAAGAAGGTCTGGCAGTGGTTCCTCACCCTGGTGCCCGCCCAGGCCCGGCCGGGTGTCGCGGGTGCCGGGCCGCGCGCCTGGCGGACCCTCACCGCGTACGTGCGCGGCACGGTGGTCGTCGCCCTCATCGACGCGGTCTTCATCGGGCTCGGCATCTACTTCCTCGACGTGCCGCTCGCGGTCCCGCTGGGCGTGTTCGTCTTCCTGTTCTCGTTCATCCCGCTGGTGGGCGCGGTGATCTCGGGCGCCCTCGCGGTCGTCGTCGCGCTCGTCACCAACGGGGTGTTCACGGCGCTGATGGTCCTCGTCGTGGTGCTGGCGGTGCAGCAGATCGAGGGGCACGTCCTCCAGCCGTTCATCCTCGGCCGGGCCGTGCGGGTGCACCCGCTGGCGGTCGTGCTGACCGTCTCGGCGGGCGGCCTCGTCGCGGGCCTCGGCGGGGCGGTCGTCGCGGTCCCGCTGGTCGCCGTCACCAACACGGTCGTCGGATACCTGCGGGTGTACGGCGAGGAGCAGGCCCTGCGCCGCCTCGCCGCCGCGCACACCGGCACGGCCCCGCCCGGGCCGGGCGGCGGCACCGGTGGCGGGCACGAGCGGCCGGAGGCCGAGTGA